The Ignavibacteriales bacterium genome contains the following window.
GTTATCGCGGTTGGTGCTGGTATCGCCGACGGAGCGGGATTCGGAGATAACACCAAAGCTGCCATCATGACTCGCGCGACTGCAGAAATTGCGCGGCTCGGTAAAGTGATGGGTGCGCGGCAAGAAACTTTTGCCGGACTTTCAGGCATCGGCGATTTGATTGTTACCTGCATGAGCAAACACAGCCGCAACCGGCATGTCGGTGAAGAAATCGGGAGAGGAAGAAAATTAAGCGACGTTTTGGGAGAAATGAAAATGGTAGCAGAGGGCGTTCCCACAACGCGCTCCGTTCACGATCTCGCGATTAAACACAACGTGGAGCTTCCGATCTGCAACGAAGTGTATGAAGTCCTTTTCGAATATAAAGACCCCATCATTGCAACATCCGATTTGATGACACGCGACGCAAAGGGTGAGCATTAATTAAAATCAATACTTATTAAACCTCCGGTATCTCAAGTGCGACTCACGTCAAACATTGAGTCATACCTGAACGTGAGTCGCACATTTAGAAAATACATAGGGTTTTTCTTTGTAGATTTGATTTCCAATGAATAAAATCTTACATTTTTAACATGGAAGAGCAATATTACAGAAAAGAAAAACCAAAGTTTAAATCGTGGCTCACCAAGACACTCAGGAAAAAAAGTGTTCTTATCGGGTTATTGATTGGTTTGCCGTTGTTATCGTTCATGCTGTTCAGTAATAAAGGAGTTTTACAACGAATCAGCTTGGAATCGGAAAAGAAAGCCGCGCAGGAGAAAGTCAATCTCATCAAGATCGAACAGCAAAAGTTACTGAAGGAATCGAAAGCGCTCGATAACGATCCGAAAGCGATCGAGCGTGTGGCACGCGAGAAATACGGAATGATTAAGCCGGACGAAACGGTTTATAAAGTCAAACGGAAGCAGGAATAAACACGCGAAACGCGGTTCAATAAAAAAACAGATTTCACAGTTTATCGATCATATGATCATATACCGCGATGGAATTATTTGAAAAAACTCCCCCGATAAAAAACTCCGGATCTCAAAATGCTTTCGCTCCGCTTGCCGAGCGGATGAGACCTTCTTCGCTTCACGAATTTGTTGGACAAAGCCATCTTGTTGGAGACGATAAACCGCTTCGGTTGTTGATCGAACGGGATGAAACACCATCGATGATTTTCTGGGGTCCGCCCGGTTGCGGTAAAACAACACTTGCCAGAATTATTGCCGCTCAAACCAAAGCCGAGTTTCATCAATTGAATGCGGTATCTTCGGGCGTTCAGGATGTGCGAAAAGTTATTGAGCGGGCGACAATAAACAAAAACCGTTTGAATAAAAAAACAATTTTGTTCATCGATGAAATACACCGGTTCAATAAAGCACAGCAAGACGCGTTACTGCACAGTGTTGAAGACGGAGTGCTGGTTTTAATCGGTGCCACAACCGAGAATCCTTCTTTCGAAGTCATATCTCCGCTTTTATCGCGCTGTCTTGTTTATCTTCTTAATCCGTTAAGCGCAGAAGATCTCAATTCATTGATCGATTCTGCTCTTAAATCGGATGATAAGTTGAAAACATTAAAAATTGAAATAGGAAAAGATGAGAGATCGCAATTAATGCTTCTTGGCGGCGGAGACGCGCGGATTGTATTGAACGGTTTAGAAACTTCGATCAGGTTGGTGAAACCGGAGCCGGATGGCAGACGTATATTAACAACACGGCATATAGAAGAGGCGTTTCAGCGGCGGAATTTAAAATACGATAAGAAGGGTGAAGAGCATTACAATATTATTTCCGCGTTCATCAAGAGCATGCGCGGATGCGATCCGGATGGCGCCGTATACTGGTTGGCAAGGATGCTTGAAAGCGGAGAAGATCCAAAATTTATTGCCCGGCGTATGATAGTGCTCGCCTCCGAAGATATCGGTAATGCCGATCCGCACGCATTGCCGCTTGCGACAAGTTGTTTTACGGCAGTGGATTATATCGGAATGCCCGAAGCGAGAATAATTTTGTCTCAAACCGCGATTTATCTCGCAAGCGCTATCAAGAGCAACGCGTCGTATCAGGCGATAGAGTCTGCGCTTGAAGATGTGAGAAAAGGTGTCCATGGAGATGTGCCGCTTCATTTAAGAAACGCCCCGACTGAATTGATGAAGAATCTCAATTACGGGAAGAATTACAAGTACGGTCATTCGTTCGAGAATCATTTTACCGAACAACAATATCTACCCGATGAATTGAAAGATAAAAAATATTACATTCCATCGGATGAAGGGGAAGAGAAGCAGATAAAAAAACGGCTTAACGAATTATGGAGTAAAAAACAACGATGAGTGTACCGAAAAAATTTTCGATAGGCGTTGATCTGGGAGCCACAACCGTTAAAGCAGGGATTGTTGCGCTGAATGGAACGATCCCCGATCAGATTTCTGCCGACGCGAAGGCAAAAGACGGACCACGAGCAGTTATACAACAAATTTCTTTCGTGATTCAGGAATTGCTTGGGAAACGAAAAATATCCGAGTGTATCGGAATCGGAATAGGCGCGCCGGGTATAATTTCTGCTATCGATGGGACGGTGAATCATCCCCCGAACTTCAGCGACTGGATACAGGTTGATGTTGCAAAAGAGATCAGAAAAAAATTCAAGATTCCTGTCGCTATAGAAAACGACGCGAATTGTGCGGCGATAGCCGAAGCGCGATACGGAGCCGGTATTGAGTTTAAAGATTTTTTATTCGTTATCTGGGGAACAGGTGTGGGCGGTGGAATTATCATTAACCGGAAAATTTACCGCGGACCAAAAGGCGGAGCGGGGGAAATAGGTCACGTTTCCATCGATTATAACGGACGGTTGTGTAATTGCGGCAATCGAGGTTGCATAGAAAGTTATATCGGGCAGAAATATCTTTCTCAACGAACGAAAGAAATAATACACGGATCCGAGAAGAGCAACAATATTAACCATCTCGAAAAATTAATCGGCGGAGATTTTAGCAAACTTGAACCTGCCATAATATCACAGGCGGCAGAAATGGGCGATCAGATTGCCATAGATGTTATGGAAGAAGCAGGCGAGCTGCTCGGGTGCGCATTGGCATCGGTAATGAATGTGCTCGATCTCGATGTTGCTGTGATCGGCGGCGGGATATCGGCGGCACCGGCGTTCGTTTACGAAGCTATTATTAAGAGTGTTCGCGCAAGGGTGTTAAAACCGCACAAAGGAAATGTCCGAGTGATTCGCGCGAAATTAGAAAACACAGCCGGCATTGTTGGCGCGGCAAGTTTGGTGATGTAACAAAAATGCGATTTATCTTTCTTTTGATATTTTTTCTTTCTTTTGTCTTCCCTTTGCGCGGAGAAAATTTTGCATGGCTCGATTCCGTGATAGTTAAGTCCGACTCGGTTAAAGCCGATACAACAACCACACGTGACACAACATCGACATCCGGCATCGATACTGTCGTGATATATTCGGCAGTTGATTCCATAGTTTATACACCCGATTCGAAGACGATGACATTATATTCGAAGTCGGATATCAAATATAAAGATATGGATTTAGCTGCGGAGATTATCGACATTGATTGGGACACGTCGACGTTAACAGCGAACGGAGTTGTTGACAGCGCCGATACGAGCGGAAGGATGCTGGGCGGCGCTCCTGTTATGAAAGACCGCGGCGAAGCTTATGAGGGTAAAGAGATCGGTTATAATTTTAAAACCAAACGCGGAAGAATTGTTGTCGCTGATACCAAAATGGCCGAGGGATTTTATCACGGTGAGAAAATAAAGAAATTAGGGAAAGATGTTCTATTCGTCGAAGACGGCAGATACACTACATGCGATAGGAAAGATCCCGATTATTATTTTTATTCTCAAAAAATGAAAGTTACGATGCAGGATAAAGTTATAGCCGAACCGATATACATGTATATTGAAGACGTTCCGGTGTTCTGGTTTCCTGTGGCGGTTTTTCCGAATAAAGGCGGACGCAGGTCGGGCATTATTCCGCCGGCAATCGCAGAAGACGCGACGCACGGACGGTTATTAAGAGGCCTCGGATATTATTGGGCGATGAACGATTATATGGACTTAAGCGCCACATCCGATCTTTACTCAAAAGGCAGTTGGGCTTTATTCTCAAATTTTTCTTACAACCTCCGATATCAATTTTCAGGCGGACTTTCGGGTGAATACCGTAAGATGTTAGAAGGTGAATCGAGCGATCCGAATCGTAAAAAAGTTACATCATATAATTTTCGCATCACTCACCACCAGGAGATTGATCCAACATCCCGATTTGATGTCAATTTTACATTCGCCAGCAATAATTCGTATCGTAACACTATCGATTTGAATCAGGCGCTCAACCAGGAAATAACTTCGAACGCAACAATATCAAAATCGTGGGAAGGAACACCGAACAGCATCAGCATCAATGCCTCGCGCAGGCAAAATCTTTTAAACGGTAACATCAATGAGACTCTTCCATCGATGAGTTTCAATCACAGTCAAAGTTATCCGTTCAGATCATCGAAGAAAAAATCCGCGTCAGCCGATCTTTCCTGGTACGAGATGATTGGAGTAAATTACCACTCGAATTTTTCCAACTTTCGATCAAAAACAAAACAAAGTGTGAAAGGTATTCTGCAATCTGTTGGCGGCATTGACACGTTAACGAGTGTTGATAGTTACCGACTCGATCACAATTACCGATTGTCTCAGGGTGCGAGTGTCAGCATTGCACCGAAGTTAGGTTACTTCACAATTTCACCGTCGTTCAATTACAGTGATGAACGATCTTTGATTAAAAATAGAATCCCGGATAGTTCTCAAGGTACTCTCATTAATCGCACAGAAGAGCAATGGCTCAGGCGTGGAGTGTTATCGACAGGTGTTTCTATAAACACAAAGCTGTACGGAATAATACAACCGCAGATGCTGGGTGTGGAGGCATTTCGGCATACGATGACTCCCAGTTTGAGTATCAGCTACTCCAAAGAAATAGTGGGAGATAAAAATCAGCCGAAGCAGATGACTGCAAATTTTGGTCTGGGAAATAATTTTGAAATGAAAACAATTCCGGAATCGGAAGGTAAGGAAGCTGAAAAAATTCAGTTGTTGAATTTAAGCACCGGTATCTCATACAATTTTTCTGCCGATTCTTTGAACTTTTCTCCATTCAGTTTGAATTACAGAACGAGTATCGGAACACTCTTAGACGTTGGCGGTTCAGCCGGTTTCGATTTATATAAGTTAGAACAGGTGCGTCCGGGTGTTTATAACAAGGTGAATAAATACCTCATCGCGGAAGAAGGGCGGCTTGCGAGGATGACAAATTTCTCGATCAGTTTATCCACATCTCTTTCGGGCGAGCGATTAAAGGGAAGCTCCGAGCAAACAGATACAACTCCGCCTGTCGTATCCACTGCAGCGTACCGAGGTCTGAAACGAGATTTGGAAGATCCGGATTTCAGTATTCCGTGGAATCTTTCTTTATCGTGGGATTATTCGGAAAACAAAATTCCTCCGGGGCATTCGCGTTCATCTAACCTGCGCGGCAATCTTGATT
Protein-coding sequences here:
- a CDS encoding septum formation initiator family protein; translated protein: MEEQYYRKEKPKFKSWLTKTLRKKSVLIGLLIGLPLLSFMLFSNKGVLQRISLESEKKAAQEKVNLIKIEQQKLLKESKALDNDPKAIERVAREKYGMIKPDETVYKVKRKQE
- a CDS encoding replication-associated recombination protein A — protein: MELFEKTPPIKNSGSQNAFAPLAERMRPSSLHEFVGQSHLVGDDKPLRLLIERDETPSMIFWGPPGCGKTTLARIIAAQTKAEFHQLNAVSSGVQDVRKVIERATINKNRLNKKTILFIDEIHRFNKAQQDALLHSVEDGVLVLIGATTENPSFEVISPLLSRCLVYLLNPLSAEDLNSLIDSALKSDDKLKTLKIEIGKDERSQLMLLGGGDARIVLNGLETSIRLVKPEPDGRRILTTRHIEEAFQRRNLKYDKKGEEHYNIISAFIKSMRGCDPDGAVYWLARMLESGEDPKFIARRMIVLASEDIGNADPHALPLATSCFTAVDYIGMPEARIILSQTAIYLASAIKSNASYQAIESALEDVRKGVHGDVPLHLRNAPTELMKNLNYGKNYKYGHSFENHFTEQQYLPDELKDKKYYIPSDEGEEKQIKKRLNELWSKKQR
- a CDS encoding ROK family protein, translating into MSVPKKFSIGVDLGATTVKAGIVALNGTIPDQISADAKAKDGPRAVIQQISFVIQELLGKRKISECIGIGIGAPGIISAIDGTVNHPPNFSDWIQVDVAKEIRKKFKIPVAIENDANCAAIAEARYGAGIEFKDFLFVIWGTGVGGGIIINRKIYRGPKGGAGEIGHVSIDYNGRLCNCGNRGCIESYIGQKYLSQRTKEIIHGSEKSNNINHLEKLIGGDFSKLEPAIISQAAEMGDQIAIDVMEEAGELLGCALASVMNVLDLDVAVIGGGISAAPAFVYEAIIKSVRARVLKPHKGNVRVIRAKLENTAGIVGAASLVM
- a CDS encoding LPS-assembly protein LptD: MRFIFLLIFFLSFVFPLRGENFAWLDSVIVKSDSVKADTTTTRDTTSTSGIDTVVIYSAVDSIVYTPDSKTMTLYSKSDIKYKDMDLAAEIIDIDWDTSTLTANGVVDSADTSGRMLGGAPVMKDRGEAYEGKEIGYNFKTKRGRIVVADTKMAEGFYHGEKIKKLGKDVLFVEDGRYTTCDRKDPDYYFYSQKMKVTMQDKVIAEPIYMYIEDVPVFWFPVAVFPNKGGRRSGIIPPAIAEDATHGRLLRGLGYYWAMNDYMDLSATSDLYSKGSWALFSNFSYNLRYQFSGGLSGEYRKMLEGESSDPNRKKVTSYNFRITHHQEIDPTSRFDVNFTFASNNSYRNTIDLNQALNQEITSNATISKSWEGTPNSISINASRRQNLLNGNINETLPSMSFNHSQSYPFRSSKKKSASADLSWYEMIGVNYHSNFSNFRSKTKQSVKGILQSVGGIDTLTSVDSYRLDHNYRLSQGASVSIAPKLGYFTISPSFNYSDERSLIKNRIPDSSQGTLINRTEEQWLRRGVLSTGVSINTKLYGIIQPQMLGVEAFRHTMTPSLSISYSKEIVGDKNQPKQMTANFGLGNNFEMKTIPESEGKEAEKIQLLNLSTGISYNFSADSLNFSPFSLNYRTSIGTLLDVGGSAGFDLYKLEQVRPGVYNKVNKYLIAEEGRLARMTNFSISLSTSLSGERLKGSSEQTDTTPPVVSTAAYRGLKRDLEDPDFSIPWNLSLSWDYSENKIPPGHSRSSNLRGNLDFNLTKNWKFSVSGGYDIVNKEIVVPQINVSRDLHCWSLNFSWVPIGMYRYYSFELRLKAPQLEDIKITKSGSASGIY